TCTGCATCGCTTCGTATTTCTCAAAATTACTACTTATGCTCTCCCGGAGGTTGTTAAGCTCCTGGTTAATTTGGGAGAGGTTCTTCAGGTGGTTATCCCGCTCGGCCTCCCTCTCCCGAATGGCGCTCTCCGTTTGGTTCATTTTATGCGAgtgctccttttcctcctcgctCAACTTGTAAATGTCCAGTTGGATGTTCTCCTCCTGGTTGGCtgccttctcctttttttgaaaaagctCAATTTCGTTTCGTTTGTCTGTCAACTCGTTAAGATCgtcgtttaatttttttatgttgttCTTTATGCGGTCAATTTGGTCgtctattttttccatctcTTTGGAGCTCCTTTCGATAGCTTCGTAGATGTTTTCAATTTGGAACCTCTCATTGAGTGCTTTAAAGGAGTCCTTCTGGAAGGAGGCCAAtccttttctctccttcaTCAGCTCGGCCTCGTACCCATCTAAactgtccatttttttcttcatctgaACGTCCCTTATTTTGGCTATCCTTTCTTCGTAACTTTTTATGGTGGCTAGCTTTCCCTCCACTTCTTTCTGGAAGATCCCCTTTTTGATTAGCAAGCTAGCTaccttctttttgttcaGCTCCAATTCGTAGTTGCTCTTATTTATCTGCTCATTCGCTTGGATGATTTTCTTCTTACAGTCGCTGATGACGCTGCGGCACTCCTCCTTCTCTCTGACGAGTTTATTATACATGCTGATGTTGAGTCTTCTGTTGCTGTACCTTTCTTTGTCTCCGtgagaggaggaggaggatatATCTACGATTATATTGTTGTGCTTCGACACGATGTGCCCATTTAGAGTCACCATGTTCGCGTTGAGCTGGGGGAACTTGCTCCTTACGTCTTCGGCGTCTTTTATGCGCTCCACGATGAGGGTGTTCCTCCCGATGAGGTAGTCGAAGAGCAGCTTGAACTGCTCGTCGCACACCAGGCAGTTGTTCGCCAGCACgatgttcttctttttgAAGGCGTTCATGACGGCGTCCATCAGGTGGGGGTCCTCCGTGGAAGCCCGCGAGGGGTCATCCAAGGAAGCCCGCGCAAGGGGGTCCTCATTCGTATAGCGGGATTCTCCCAGTTGCGCCGCTCCacgcgccgctccccccctgcgcttCATCTGCACATTGCGCAGAAAACTCTCCAGCGGGATGAAATCCATCTTGTGCAGCTTATTATCCTTGAGGTACCTGATGCATTTGACCGCGACGTCCACGTCCTTTACGACGAGGAAACTGTTGTACTTGTGGATGGCGTTGTTCACCGCGGTGAAGTACACGTGGTTGCTAACCTCGTAGAGGGAGCTGACCTCGTCGTAGATTTGGTCCTCTCCGAAGAGGTTCTTCAAATTGCAGATGACTTCCTTTCTCTTCTCCAGCAGGAGTAGCTCATTCCTGTGCACGTTGAGCATGTCCACTTCGTTTTCCAGCTCTTCTATgcgtttctccttttgcagGATCGTTTGGTGGAGTTCCCTCAAGTGGgctttctcattttgcaCCTTCTCCTGGTCCCCCTCGATGAGGGCATTCACCGTGCTCACTCGACCTGCCACCTCTTCCATGGTGAGCTTCTCCGCCTCGTAGTCGAGCAcctccttctgcttcttcctgcACAAATTGTCGCACTCTTCCTGCAGCTCCTTGATGTCCTTCTTCAGCGCGCTCGCCAGGGAATTGAAGTTATTGATGCTGATGTTGCTGTTGGCGCAGAGGTACAGGTACTTCTCTTTGCACTTTTTATATTCGCTCAAGTTTTCTATGACATCCAATAGGTTGCACCTATCAAAGaggtttttttcctcctcctctgttAGTGGAGCGGTCTTCCCCTCCTGATCTGCCCCCCCGCCGCTGAGACGAAGCCTCCTTTCCGCTTTCACAAAACTGTCATACAGGGCTGCGTGCCTCTCCTGGATGTACCCCTTCACGTGGGTGCACTTGTCTAGGAACTTTCGGATGACGCCCAGCTTGTTTGCAATTTGGGTTCGCATCTTTCTCACTTGCTCCTTCACCTGCTGGTGCAGGTTTTGGGAGAACCTCTCGCAGTGCGTCTGTATGTTCATTTGCAGCTTCTGACTGGCCAGAACTTTACTAAGACAGTCTTGATtgtactttttcttttcgccgATCTCGTTGAGGGCGACTTTGAGTCGGTTCACTTCAGTGCGGTAACTCCTAATCTCGTCTTCCACTTTGAggagacttttttttttcaccagtTTGCTTTTCTCCAAATGGCTAGCTACCTGCTTGTCCTTGGAGAGGACCTCCTGCTCGAATTCTAGCTTCTCCTCTTTGTAGGTGAGCAGGTCTTCCTtcagcttttcctttttcctatGAAGGTGGTAGAGCCTGAAGAGGTAAAACGTTTTTACGTCACTTTCGTGTTCCTCCTTCAGTTGGTTCTGCTCGATATTATCGTTGATTTGCATCttatgtattttaatttcttgctctatttttttcttttcatttagGTAGCTCTTGCAAgccatttgcttctccttcagcttctccttcatgtCTTCATACACCTGTTCGTATTCGTCTGACCCGCTGATGTGCTCGAGCAGTTTGGCCAATTCGTTTGGCTTCTTGTTTATCACCTCTTCGATGTCTCCCTGGAAGATGAGGCACGTTTTCGTTTTCGTCTCGAttctatttttctttaaaaaggaaatatactCCCTATGCTCCACGGGCTTGTCATCAATATAGTAGTTGCTCACCCCCCGGTAGTTTAGCGTCCTCTTTATTTCTACGTTCATTTGAACGTTCTCTTTGTTTCTTTCTAGGATAAGCTTCACGTAGCACTTCCTCCTCTTGAGCACCTCCACCTTCTCGTTCTCCTTGTGGTGAATCAAGTGCCGCATGCTTTTCACCCGCAGGCATTTGTTAGGGATTCCCAGAACAAAGCATATGCAGTCCATTATATTTGATTTCCCCGAACCGTTTGGACCTATTATTGCTGTGAATTTGGAAAAAGGGCCGATGATATTCTCCCCCTCGTAGCTTTTAAAGTTACACACCACGAGGTACTTGATGGAGCACAGCTCGTTTTCGCGGTAGCCCACGCTCGACGCGATGCTGCTGTTGTGCAGGTACTCGTTCGGGAACTCCATCTGGGCGGTGctcacggggggggggccgCTAACCGGCAAGAGGCCGCTCACAGGGGGGAGGCCGCTCACCGGCAGGAGGCCGCTCACCTGGGGGACACACGCGAGGTTCCCCCCAGATTCGCTTCCAACAGAATTGGCGTCATTTGGGTTGTCCTCGTGGGCGTCCCTCTGCTGCTCCATCGGGGGGGCTCCTCCGTTGCGCTCCGCCGCCTTACCGCCACGAACTAGGGTGTCCCCCTTGGTTAACTCCCCTGTTGGGTTGACTAcgcccccccctggaggcGCCTCCCCCTTGGCTGTCCGCTCCCCGTCCCCCCCGCCGCCACTATACATCCCCTTCAGCACGGcgtacttcttccccccattggCATAGTCCAAATGAATGGGCTTCGTAATGGAGAAGTTAAAAGAAGATTCGTCTGACGCATCGAGGTACTCCTCATTTATAAAGTTATTAAAGTCTTGGTCGTCCACCTTCGCCGAGCCTGTCATTATATGGTTGGACCCTTCGTTTTTCTCTCCGTCCGTGCCGCTCCCCGTGCCGAActcgtcctcctcatcgcCTTTGCTCTCCTTGGCTTGGTCGCGCTCGTTCCTTTTCGGTTGCATCTTCCAGGTgggcggtggagcggtggagcggcggagcggcgAAGCGAAGTAGCGGCTCAGCCGGTTAGCTGCTCAACCGATTGGCTGCTCAACGGAATAGCGGTTCACCCGACTGACGCTCCAACGGCGAGGCGCTAGGCACACCACGTGGGAGGCACACCAAACGGGGAACGCCCGTACGCGGAGGCTTTTCCTTccttgtgtgttttttccttgcgtgtttttcccttgtgtgttttttcccttgcGTGTTTTCccttgtgtgtttttttcccgtgCCCCACTTCCAGAACGCACGAACAAAGCAAATAACTGAGTCAACCCACACCGCGCACACCGTCCATGTCACCGGAAAAGGGTAAATTCACCTCCTGCCGTGGAGCTCAACTCGTTTGGCGCCTTCGATAGACCTCTCTCACGTGAGCCTGcgttttgccttccccccaagtgtacatacatgcgtgTATGCCTCGCAGCTAGCTCGTTTGtatgcttccctttttttttttcttttcttttttcccgcacTTGACCCCTGTACACATGAAACGTCCGTGCCGTTCGcattggcaaaaaataacttgttaacaaaaaagtggaGTGAACATAAGGGGAGAGAAGTTCTGCTTGgtgtgagttttttttttttttttttttcctgccacGTTTGGTTAGCtactccgttttttttttttttttttttttttttcctgccacATTTGGTGGTCTTACCCTTgagaaatggggaaaaaaaacagccaacgGGGTAAAGGCGGGGGAGCGACAAATGTGCCTACCCCGCCGATCATCTGACGGATCGCCCCGCACACCAGttgggaaaagaagaaaaagaaaaaggaaaactgtAACCCGTCCGAGCAGCAAAACGAGTGCACCGAAAAGTTGGACGGACTTAGTCGTGAAATGGGTAGACCACTGACCGACCCTTCACTGGGAACACACCCATCTGTGGGAGAGTAAAAGGCCCCCCAAAAGGTTAATTTTTACCGTGCGGTTAATTTTTACCGTGTGGTTAATTTTTACCATGTGAGGCATCCTTTGCGCGTGCAAGATGCGCTGAATGAGGGGGAGGTTGGGCGATCCACTGTAGTAGCGGACGGCAGGTTGAGCCACCCCTGGGGGGTGTAGACATATATCCGCATGCGACTCGAGGGGATGGTCACCAGGTGATCTCAGCGTCGGTTTAGTGCACTCCTCACAAGTGTCACCTCTTTTTCGACGTCTGCTACGCGGGTCACTGCTATGAACACCCCGCGGGGGAACTTTCACAAAAGAGATGCGCAACGATGTGGCAGGCAGCGCGGGGGGTCGCAAGGGAGCCCCTTTTAACGGTAGACAAACTTTGCAAGTGATAggatggtatttttttttttttttttttttcgtgagGGGAAAGGTAGACAATTGCTGCGCgcacaaaggggaaatgtGACGCAAATTAGTTGAGGAATGCCTCCCCGAGTAGACACTATCTTTACGCTTCGTTTAGGTTTACATTTACCGCTACGTTTACGTTTACGTTTACCTTTATGTTCGCTTTTCACTCCTCCgaatcctctttttttttcttttctttctttttttttttttttttttttttgcacttttcaCGCTGCTGTGAAGTGAGAGGCGCGCCGATGCGCAGGGCATTTCCCCCCTACGGCCGgcgcgaaaaggggaaaaaactcgTCCCCCTGTGAGAGGTTTCCCCACACGTGTACACTCATCCGTGCGCACTTTGCTTACGTTacgcttcgcttcttccctcacgcttcccccccaaaatgagcaaagcCGTTCAGCAGATATTCGAGGACTACAACCGGTCCCGGGCGCAGTTCACGCAGAGCATATACGACATGTGTCTGAAGGCACACCACATGGAGGTCATAATCAGCACGGACATCATCATGCTGCTGCGGCCGCTGATCCTTGACAAGGTTCCCATCGTGCAGCAGAACGCAACCCAGATTTtaggcaaaatggctagtcaCTCGGAGGAAGTGGCTCTAACGATTTTGCAGAACGATGTCTTGCCACACCTAGTCTACTGCCTAAAGCATGAAAATAAGAACTACAGGAAGAACTGCGCGAATACTTTGCGGTGTCTAGCTAGCCATAATGCCAAGCTAGCCAATCTCGTagcggaggaagaaaattgcaTAGACAATCTTGTAGATTCATTGGACGAATATGACGTACGGTTGAAGGAGGCCTGTCTGAATGCACTCTGCGCGATTGGGAAGCATGATGTAGATCTCTCGAAGCAGCTGATGGCCAAGGGGATCATCCCTCTGGTGATTCTCTCCCTACAAGAGAAGGACACCAATTTGGTCAGAAGCTCTCTGAACATATTAACAGAGCTGAGTAAGCACACCAACGAAATTGCTAAAGAGGTGGTGGACAATAATGCCCTCCCACATCTCATCAAATTTTTGGACCACACAGATGTGCAGGTAAAACGGTATGCATGTAACTGTCTAGCTCAAATTGCAAAACATAAGGAAGAGCTAACAGAACTTATAATTGAAAGCGACGTATTTCCGAGAGTCATATACCTCCTAAATGATAGTGATGATGTAGTGAAAAAGAACTGTGCCAATTGTTTGAAGGAAATGAGTAAACATAATGAAGACATTTGCAAGATTATTGCTCGTGCAGGTAGTCTTCCTTTCCTATGTGAATGCATAGAGCAGTCATCAAAGGGGGCGGTCAAACTGCCAGCCATCCTATGTATTGGCTTTATTGCCTCCTTCTCTGAGTCCCTCAGCTTAAATATCATTCTGTCAAATGCAATtcctattttgaaaaagtgcCTAATtggggaagaggaggactACATCAAAGCTTCCTGCGTGTGGGCCGTTGGGAATATTGGCAAGCACTCTTCCTCTCATGCGAAGAAGCTATCTGATGAGAACCTCCTCATAATTCTTGTCAACTTGTATAATGCAAATGACTCATCGGATGacttgaagaagaaggtgaagcTCTCCTTCAAGGGCGTCATTCAGAAGGTCACCGATTTGGAGTCCCTGGAACCCGTTTTCCTGAAAGCCACGGCCAAGCTCGCCAAATACTGCATCTGCCAGTTCGCCAAAATCATCCCGAAGAGCCCCGCCCACAAGAAGGCCTTCATCAAGTCCGGCTGCCTCAAGCGCCTGCAGGTGGGCAGACAGTCCTCATGCGCGATCTTCCCGCGCTGCCGCGTTACCGTGCTACCGCCCTACCGCCCATCCGCTCACCCCTGCACCCCTTCACCCCTTCACAGGAAATGAAGAACTCCGAGGAGGCCAAGAAAGTCGAGATGGAGATAAACGCCATCAACAAGTCCTTCCCCGAAGACGTCGTCAACTACTACACCCCTGGCTACTCGGAGACGTTAATTAAGAGGATTGACCAGGCGGGCAAAagctgaggggggggggacagCGGCGCACCTTTCCTCCGCCCCCGCTCCGCTTCGCCTGCACGCAGCGTTCCTTTCGTCTTCGCAACTGCTCTGCACGTGCCGCGTTCCCATGTGCTGCTTTTCCACGTGCCGCTTTCTGATGTACTGCTTTTCCACACgccgctttcttttttttttcccgcgcaccgtgccccccctttgggaagAACTCCCCCCCATCCCTTGTCAAATaaacttcccccccacaaTTCGATTTAAcccctttggaaaaattattaattatgccCCTCCCGCGAAGCTACCTATTCCAGAGGTGGGTATGACGtaccctcccccccctgtgtgtgtgCTGCCCAATGACACGGGCAAAAGGAGGGTTACCCTGTTGGTGAGCTGCGAGTCGACATTGGTCAGAAGCATTTTGGCCTTCTTCCCCGCATGGTAGATGCAGAGGTGGTGGCGAAGCGAGCGGCTGGAACATCCATCAGCGTTGGCAACTCAGCGTAAGGCCGCTATCCTGCAACGCCGCCTAACCTGCAACGCCACTCAACTAGTAACTCCCCTTGATGAAACCCATTCTGAGGAGGATACCCCGCAGTGTGCTGCCCCCCCATGCCGCTTTCTCGTCATGCCGCTCGCACCGCTCGCAGCACTCCCACCGCCCGCATGGGGGAAAGGCCATCCCAAAAGGGGGCCTCTCAAAGCAAGAACAGGACGTAGTCAATTCTATGCAAAACAGGGTGCCCACCCAGGATGGACTGATTGCGGGTAAGATCACTCGCCTCCTCCAACAGTACAGTCTGCTGAACCATCGTAATGGGCAAGTCCTGCAGATGATACGTGCCTACGTCAAGCATAACGTGGAAAGCTTTTCCCTCATCAGactatgtgtgtgtgtaaattattttttaaatttgaagatGGAAGGAGATAGAAGCTTCAATTTCGTCATCACCAATTCGTTCGTAAAGAAGATTAAGAATGATGAGTTTTTGGACCTCTACGGCGTTTGCTTAATCGCTAAGTTTATCCTCAGGGAGAGGGTTACACATGGGGGCCTCCTCTCCTTGCTGGCCTCTCTGGTGCGCAGCAAAGCGGATGAAACGTCCAGCCCGCTCGACGTGTACAACTTGGTGGTTTCTCTCCTGAGCATTCAGAGCGGGGGGTTGCTGCGGGGGGGTCAGGCGGCCACGCAAGGGGGGACTCAATCCACCAGCCAAACTGCTACGCAAACCGCTACTCAAACCGCCGCTCAACCCGCCGCTCAACCGGCCACCCAGCTGAACGAGCAAAACGTGCACACACTGCTCCAGCTCTACCTCCAGGcagaaaaagtgaaaaacgaTCAACTCATCCTGATTGTCAACACCTTGAGTGGCATAGACAGAACGGCCTTCTTTCACCAAATGGACTTAGCGAAGGGTCAGAGGGTCCAACTGTACGAGGCCCTCTTAAGACGAGTAAACCTCGAGGAGAGGTTCGACGGGAAGGTACTTGCGCTCTTCCTATTTAGTTTGCAAAGAATGGTTAAATTGGGGGAGATATCGGAAGGGGTCTTTTTCCACACTGTGGTGAACTTGGCTGCGGCCTTCAGGGAGGCTGCTGTGGGGACGAAGCGGCAGGCGATGCGGGTGCACTCCAGCGGAGCAGTGACTCAGAAGTGGGGCGGAGGGGGGAACCCCCAGGGGAGGGAAAACAGGAAGGTGGCCCCCAAGGGGGTAGAAGTTCCAACGGGGGGTGGTCCCAGCGGTCCCAGCGGTATCGGTAGTATCGGTGGTATGGGTGGTCTGGATGGCAACCCCGTGGGGGAAGTTGCCCAGGTGGGGGGCCCCCCATCGAGAACCCATTTTAACCTACAGGAGATCGGCATGGTGCTGCAATTTTATGGCGCCCTGGTGGGGGTCCcccgggggaggaggagcagcccGGGGAAAGAAGGCCACGTAGCTTCGCACAGCGTGGATGCGGAGGACTCCTCTTTAGAAGACTCCGCTGCGGACCACTCCTTTGTGGCCTCCCTGGCTGGGGAAAGGACCCGCCTGGGCAAGCTGTACGGGCCGTCAGTGCTCCTGCTGAAGGAAAGCCTCCTTCTGTACGCCCAAGCGagttacgaaaaaaaggttaaaatgAACACCCTCGATTTCTGCACCCTGCTGAAGGGACTCTCAAGCGTGTTCCAAAATACGTTGCTAGATCGAAACATACTTCCTATTTTTAGAAACTTCCTAAAGCATAATGGGAAGAGGATTACAATAAAGGAGTTGCAGAGGATCCTAAAgttaatttttgaaaagagagaaatggacttcttccccttcttgtgTGGGGGTAAAAATTGCTCCTTTTTCGACCACCTGCACAGTGTACTTTTAAGAAGCGTCCTCAGCGAATCACCCTCCTGGTGGAATGAAGAAAGGGTGGAGGCTTGCATCATGTGCTTCTACTATATGTCCTTCTTAAGCTTCAACGCGAACACGTATCTTGTGGTGAACCAATTTGTCTTGGAGCAGGTGACAGGCGGCCGCGCAGTCGCCCTCGTGCCCTACGTCGTTCTGAGCAGGTTTAACTACCACCGGTTGGAGGTGAGGGCGGCGGAAGCGGCAGGAGTAGTGACAGTGGCAGACGCGGCAGGAGTAGTGACAGTGGGAGAGGCGGCGGGCGGCGCCCGCAACGACCGACTGCCCCAAACCAAGCATGTCACAGACGACTTCGACCGAATGGACAGGCTCTATCAGCTAATAAATAGACACCTCGAAAAgtataaaactttttttgtgctaAACTGTATTTACGCGCTTACCAAGTTTCTGAAGAATAACAGGACAagtgctttcccccccttttcaaaatttcaCTTCCCCGAGTTATTCCACAAATTGAACGATCGGCTGTTCATGCACAGTGGATTGGAGAGACAGTCAGAAGGGAAGAACCACATCCCCACCAGTTATGATTACTTTGTTAATTATGTGAAATACAATTACTGCTTATCTTTTCTTTGTTTGTATGTCGATTTGGGTAGCCTTCTCCAAAGGGTCCCCTTGGGGGTTGAATTTCCATTTGCCTTTTACACCCCTTTTAATGCGTACCTTACGGCGGCGTTTTTAGCCAACTACGAACGGTTGTTAGGGAGCGGCGGTTTTGCGGTCCCCCGGGGGGCTTCAGAAGGGTCGaacgaagcggtgagggggGCTACCGCTTCTGCTACCGCGTCTACTACCGCGTTTACTACCAATGCCACTGCACTTCCGTTCGCGCGAGAGCTGGTGAACCCCCCGCGGAGAGAAAtccaaatggagaaaaaaaaactgctgaAAAGCGTAATGAAGTACGCAAGCGCGCACTGCAAGGTGATGAGCGTGCACGACCTTATCCACTTGATCAAGGCGTTCAAATTGGTAGCCCCCTTGATGGGCAGGGACAGTCTGACCACGCTGCACACGTGCATGTCAATTTTCACTCGCAGAGGAAACGTTAAGACGAGCACCAGCTTCGAGCTGCTAACAGAGTTGATCAAATTTATGTACCACTTTGAATTGCAAAACGGGGAAGTGTTTGACGATTGTCACGACAAAATGGTGGACATGTTGATACTCACGTTCagaattgtttttaaaaatttacctgACCGTGCAGACAGTAACTACCTCGGTATGCTGCAGTTTTCCCTCCTGTATGTATCTCACTTTGTGCGCGGAGCAAATTTGGTTTTCGATTCGCTATCCCTCACCGATTTGAAGCGGGCGGATTACTTCACGGGCCTGTCGCCGATGAACTTGGACAAGTACCCCCAGTCGTCGTGCACATTTCAGGTGAGACAATCGCACGGGGGGGAATTCCGCTGTGTGCCTATGATGGGCTGGCCATCCGCGGAGCAGCGGCAGATCGTGCACCACGTGAAGCGCTTCGCCGCAATTCTTCACACGGCTGCTCACTTCTTTACACCTTtccacccctcccccctgcagttacaaattttaaaagtccTTAAAGGCGttgtcaaaaatgaaaagaggcTACTAAATGAATACCGCGTCGGCGACACACCGTACACGGTTGACATTCTtataacgtaaaaaaaaaaaaagagggggagaaataagtgaaccaaaaaaagggaagacgcGACTTTACCGTATCTCTTTCGCTGCGCAGTGTGGAGCGGCATCGGGCAGCGGTCGGTGCGCGTTCCTCTCGCGCAGCGGCGAGCATTTTTCCTGAACAGTTCACATGCATCTGCTGCactgtgcatatttttttctgaactgtgcacattttttttctgaactgtgcatacttttttttttctgaactgggcagattttttttttctgaacagttcatattttttttttctgtactgTGCataccttttttgtgtttgtTGCTTTTGGCTGACTGCGCCATGGGTTGCCCACTACGGGAGGAaatcccccattttgcaaaaccgCCATTGCGCTTAGCGGGTTACTCGGCGGGTCTACTCGAATAAACGCTGTCCAAAgttaagctttttttttttttttatttccaagAAACGTGCACATGTGGCCTTAAAATTGCTGTCCTGGGGGGGTCGCCCTGCTCtggataatttattttgatacGTCCCTTCTCCGTTTTGTGAATGCCCCTCGGCTGTCTCCACCAATCACAACTGGTGTGTTTACAAGTGACGtcttcttttcttcattttggtaaaCAGCTCGGTGACATACCGCGTGGGACGCTTCAGCAGGTGGGGGTTGCTCCCCGGGAAGTGCTTCAAACAGGGCTTCGTATAAGCATGCGCACAGTCACACGTTCGAGCGTTACATTTGTCATCACGTTTGACGCCACTTCTGTCACCACCTCTATCATCACTTGTGTCGTCCCTCTCTCGCGTAGCAAACCGGTTCACCTTCTGCGGGTactctttttcttccgccGCGCGCGCGAACTGGAGGACCTCCTGCTGGAGTACTCCGATGCGCGCGAAGGGGACGAGCTGGACCTCCGGTCATCTCTGAGGCGCTTCCTCTTGTCACCGCCATCCCTCTCCTTATGCTCCCGCTTAACACTGTGCTTTGCATTCGTATGTTTATGCTTCCCCttgctcttccccccctgttcatattttatcGAAACAGTTTTCCCATCAATTTGGCCACCATTCAT
The DNA window shown above is from Plasmodium vivax chromosome 9, whole genome shotgun sequence and carries:
- a CDS encoding RNA binding protein, putative (encoded by transcript PVX_092155A) — encoded protein: MTDNCLYVYNLTKNVSADHLKEIFTNFGNLKDIHISLDEENVGGTNGGGNFICAKIKFENEMDARVAKEYMNGGQIDGKTVSIKYEQGGKSKGKHKHTNAKHSVKREHKERDGGDKRKRLRDDRRSSSSPSRASEYSSRRSSSSRARRKKKSTRRR